A window of the Streptococcus sp. 116-D4 genome harbors these coding sequences:
- a CDS encoding DegV family protein has protein sequence MTWKIIADSGCDYRQLETPAIDTTFVSVPLTIQVADQVFVDDAILDIDQMMETMYATAEASKSACPSPDDYLRAFEGAENIFLVTITGTLSGSHNSAQLAKNIYLEDHPDTKIHVIDSLSAGGEVDLLVEKLNDLIDQGLSFEEVVEAITAYQEKTKLLFVLAKVDNLVKNGRLGKLIGTVVGLLNIRMVGEASETGTLELLQKARGPKKSIQAAYEELIKAGYAGGRIVIAHRNNDKFCQQFSELLRETFPQAEIKIIPTSGLCSFYAEEGGLLMGYEID, from the coding sequence ATGACTTGGAAGATTATTGCTGACTCTGGTTGTGATTATCGTCAGCTGGAAACACCAGCTATTGACACGACCTTTGTCAGTGTTCCTTTAACCATTCAAGTAGCTGATCAGGTCTTTGTGGATGATGCCATTCTCGATATTGACCAAATGATGGAAACCATGTATGCAACTGCAGAAGCTTCAAAATCAGCTTGTCCAAGCCCAGATGATTATTTGCGAGCTTTTGAAGGTGCCGAAAACATTTTCCTAGTAACCATCACAGGGACTCTTTCTGGCAGTCACAATAGTGCTCAACTAGCTAAGAATATTTATCTAGAAGACCATCCTGATACTAAGATTCATGTGATTGATAGTTTGTCTGCTGGCGGGGAAGTTGACTTGCTCGTAGAAAAATTGAATGACTTGATTGACCAGGGCTTATCTTTTGAAGAAGTGGTTGAAGCTATCACTGCCTATCAAGAAAAAACCAAATTGCTCTTTGTCCTTGCCAAAGTCGATAACTTGGTGAAGAACGGCCGTTTGGGTAAACTTATCGGTACGGTAGTTGGTCTACTCAACATCCGTATGGTCGGAGAAGCTAGTGAAACTGGAACTCTCGAATTGCTACAAAAAGCAAGAGGACCAAAGAAATCGATTCAGGCAGCCTATGAAGAGTTGATAAAAGCTGGCTATGCTGGTGGACGTATCGTCATTGCTCACCGCAATAATGATAAATTCTGCCAACAGTTCTCAGAGCTCTTACGTGAAACATTCCCACAAGCTGAAATCAAGATTATCCCAACCTCTGGACTCTGCAGTTTTTATGCAGAAGAGGGGGGACTCCTCATGGGATATGAAATTGATTAA
- a CDS encoding TetR/AcrR family transcriptional regulator, which produces MSERKISEKSLENLRKSNQESNLLTREAIETALLQLLEKKDLTKISISELVKRAGVSRAAFYRNYGSKEEILESVFKRTVHNMMKQLHHYDLKTDLYLVWVHLFREARKEARVIQLALDYHLEKIFVQAMQEFLEKYHGKSKGVSSYLHSFWSSAIVSVLLKWIKDGMKVPAEKIADLGLPFFKK; this is translated from the coding sequence ATGTCTGAACGTAAAATCTCTGAAAAATCACTTGAAAACCTAAGAAAATCAAACCAAGAATCCAATTTATTAACTAGAGAAGCCATCGAAACAGCCCTCTTGCAGCTTTTGGAAAAAAAGGACTTGACCAAGATTAGTATTTCTGAATTGGTCAAACGTGCAGGCGTTTCGCGTGCGGCCTTTTATCGCAATTATGGTTCCAAAGAGGAAATTTTAGAGAGCGTCTTTAAACGAACTGTCCACAATATGATGAAACAGTTGCATCATTATGACTTAAAGACAGATCTTTATCTGGTCTGGGTTCACCTTTTCCGGGAGGCCAGAAAGGAAGCCAGAGTGATTCAACTGGCCTTGGATTACCATCTGGAAAAAATCTTTGTCCAAGCCATGCAGGAATTTCTGGAAAAATACCATGGAAAATCAAAAGGTGTCAGCTCTTATCTTCATTCCTTCTGGAGCTCGGCCATCGTCTCTGTCCTTCTAAAATGGATCAAGGATGGCATGAAGGTACCTGCTGAAAAGATTGCGGATTTAGGTTTACCATTTTTTAAAAAATAG